tagGCACCACAGCTGGCCACAACCATTTCATAGGctaatgcccattttcactacaTCTAGGAAACGcataaatcggatgcctaatgatttgggtgatgcgCAGAGAAAAAACATTTCACCATCTCTTACTTAATGATCACTAACGATATTAAGCGCCACTAAAATTACGACACCAATTCGGCGGTGCGTAATATTTATGGAACTCGAAaggtgaaaaaaatataatttcggtgtttttaaTCATCTTAAAtccataaaaactaaaacgatgataatacaaaaacaaaataccaaaCCGTCTGGCAAGACAAATGACAAGTTAGGTAATATAAGTTGGcaagtgaaaatcgattggaaCTTAGGCATTACACATTGTTCGTTGTAAGCGAAAGCGGGCATAAGTAGTACGGGgggacgttttttttttttgttccaccaCAAATTAGTCCACGACAGCAATCTCACATGCCAATCCATTAATATATTCCTACAAGATAacagaaattatttgatttttggtttttttctaatcaaatttatattaaaatcatcaAATGACCTCTGACTATTTCAGTTGTAACCATGCAACTCTTATTTTATATCTGCTGACAGCTTAACATTCTCTTACAGGCACGTGATGGTTGACGCTAATTACCTAACTCGGATTTATAAAACAATCAACTCTATCACATAGAGGATATTCGTTAGGATTTAGTTTGTCAGTCTACAAACAGTTATTTGCTCTTTACTTTCAGGTCAACAATTACGGCGTGCTATCATTCAGATCAGACATCCCCACTTTTCTCAATGCAGAGTTTCCTTTGCCCTACCCATCAATAGCAGCGTTCTACTCAAACATAAACACCACTGAGACAGGCGCGGTCTACTACAGGGAATCAAATGAATCCTACGTTCTTCTTAAAGCAGAAGAAAGCATCCAAAACAATTTCCACGATTACTACGATTTTAAGCCAACTAGCGTTTTCATCGCTAGCTGGATTGAAGTATCTTCCTACTCCAGCATACAGAGATACGACAGAAAGAACACTTTCCAAATTGCAGTAATAAGCAATGGCACGGAAAGTTTCGTTGAGATTTTGTACCCCGAGCGAGAGATTCAGTGGATTCAAAGAGAAACGCCCCCAGGAGAGTTACCTGATGCAAAAGCTCAAGCTGGTTTCGTAGCGGAAGACGGCCGTCTCTTCACTCTCAGGGGTTCTGGCAGTCACCAAATTAGAAACATCGTCTCGTAAGtgtttacatttattaatattaattaattatagccaattaaatttaaaagttctaTTTTTCCAGATGGTCGAACACCCAGGAACCTGGAAAATACGTGTTTCGGGTAGGAAACATACCAAGAGAAGGCCTGGTAGTAGTTCCTGATCAGTACGATCAATACGAAGTTGAAGTGGCTGAAGAATCTAAAACCTGCGCTCAGAGCGGTCCCAGCGTGTGCCATCTGCAAGCGAGATGCGTCGACTATCAAGCCGGAATCTGTTGTCAGTGTAAAGAGGGCTTTTATGGAAATGGAAAAACTTGCATCAAAAATGATGTTCCAATAAGAGTGCACGGGAAACTTAATGGAGTAATAAATGATGAGAGTTTTAATGACGTCGATATACAAGCGTATGTGGTCGTCGCCGATGGACGGTCATACACAGCTATATCACAAGCCCCGAACGGTTTGGGAGGCAGTTTGCAACTCTTAAATGTTCTCGGTGGAGTAACAGGGTGGTTGTTTGCGAAACCATCTGGTACAGCGAAAAATGGATACCAACTAACAGGAGGCGTCTTCAATCATACCGCAGATATCTTTTTCCCCGAATCTGGTGACAGAATAACTATTAATCAAGAATATATTGGCCAGGATGTGTTCGATCAGGTAGCCATGGATACAGATATACGGGGAACTCTACCACGGATTAGTCCTGGATCCAGACTTGATATAACCGAATACGAAGAGCAGTACACTATTGTTGAACCAGGTCAAATACACAGCGCGTCAGACCGGACCTTCTCAGACAGAACAACGGGCCAGAAATATGTACAGAGGATTTCACAAACGTTTTCATATAACCCTTGCAAATTCGCGCCTTCTTCGGAAGAGTCACACTTAACTTTGAAAGTTTACAAGAATTATTTAGGTTACGAACCGAGGGAAAACATTGTAAGATACGGCACCAGTAACAAAATTCAAGAAATTGGTCGCGAAGATCCCTGTATAAAGGGCCGCTTGGAATGTGCTCCCCACAGCAAGTGCATTGCCCAAGGAGATTCGTTTACGTGCGTCTGTGAAACAGGTTTCACTAGCCTTTACTACGCTGAAATAACTGTATGTGTTGATGTCGATGAATGCGAAGCTGGAACACACAACTGTGATACCAACGCCGATTGCAATAATCGCGACGGCAGTTTTGAGTGTAGATGTAGACCCGGTTATGAAGGCAATGGCATAAGTTGTAATCGGGTGTCTCAGTGTAGAAACAAGGCATGCGATCCAAACGCGCAATGTATAGACAATAATTCTGCCGCGGAAGCCATATGTATATGTAACCCCGGATATACTGGAGATGGAATAAGTTGTTACGATACCACGTGCAGTAATTGTTCCCCGTACGCATATTGCGGTTTCCCAGAAGGGAATACCAAACTCCAGTGCCGATGCAACCCTGGCTATGTCGGCGATGGTTACAATTGTGTTTATGCTTACTCATCCACTGAACCATATATCGACACAACTACAGTAGATGACGTAACGGAACCTTTTGAAATATCTACTTTACAATCAACTACCCCTGCCTTATCTGATACCGAATATAATGAACATTATGTGCTACCGAATTGCGATAACTTCGGTTGTGAATGCCCTTCTGGGTATTCTAGTTTCAAACATAGAGGCAACGATTTGTGCCGTATCGACATTTACGGTGGTGATAACAATGAGGAAAAGAAAGACAACTCAAGTGAGTAAAACtgttaagtaaaaatgtttGAAAGGTCTATAGCCTGGAGATACTAAAAGCGAGGTATACCAGAGTGTTAAAAGTGCCCGTGGCAGAGTTTTAACTATCACAGTAATTTATTCCAGATAGACGTGGGTTACTtaaattgaaatacaaaaattgtatttaatataattaaataggtTGCAGAACTTTAAATAGTCATCACAATTTAGTTTCGATACATTTTTTGATAATCCTGTTAGGCTAATTAATCTTCGGAACTGCTCAACCGATTTTAATGGAACTTTTAGTTCgggagaaaattttattttaaaagctatCTACGCTACTTTTGACTGCGGGTAAGACCATACCTATTGTAAGGGATTTTAATTCTTCTCTGTCGATgcgataaagtaacacgtagcttttagtttaaaatatcattGTTCTGTTCCAGTCACGTGCAACAGCGATGCAGACTGTCCACCAAATGCGATTTGCTCATTCGCACCAGAATCATATTTATCCAATGATCAGGAACACGGCCAGTGTGTATGCCCCGAAGGATACGAAGGCGATGCGTACGAATGTATCGAACGCTCAGGAACCAGCTGCTCATGTGGCCCCAGTGCGCATTGCATTGACACAGCCGCGGGAGAACTAATATGCGTGTGTGACTTAGGTTACCACGGAGACGGTTACGTGTGCAGACCGAACTTCAGTTGTACAAATAATTCCGACTGCGAATACTACGCTGAATGCCAACCAGACCCGAACACAGGGGAGAATGTGTGCCAATGTATCGACGGGTACATCAAGGATCAGAGCGACGCGTGCATTCCTGACCAACAACTCTGCAATGGAGCCGTGTGTGCCCAGCACGCGTCCTGCTTATACGACGATACCATTCAAATGAGTTATTGCCACTGCGACAAAGGTTACGAAGGTGACGCAATCCTGAAATGTGTGCCAATAGCACAAACCTGCGAAGTAACCCATGAATGCGGCATTAACGCTATATGCACTCCTAGTGAAGGATCCTACAGTTGCGTCTGCCTCGAGGGATTCTTCGGAGACGGTTACACGTGTACCCAAGATTGCAGGACTAACATCAATCTATGCGATGTCCATGCTTACTGCGTCAAAACAACTGACGCTTACGAATGCGAATGCAAAAACGGATACACTGGCAATGGGAACAATTGCGATCTGATTCCGAGGGAAGCTGGTAACTTCCTTGTTGCTAGTGAGGGAGCATCAGTGTATCGAGTGCCTTTTTCGGTGACGCTGAGGAACTTTGCGACGCCATTGAATAGTGCTGTTTATCAAATCGCAGTTGGACTTGATGTCGACTGTCTGGCTGGAAACATTTATTGGGGAGACGTAGGAGCCAGTTCTATTAAACGGACGTCTTACGATGGTTCTCGATTTGAAGAGTTTCTATCAAATGGTAAGCTATAagtattactaattttatgcaacTACCATGCTATGTGTTGACGACAGATCTCGGTGTCGCAGGTGtagtacgagacgactaagggaatattacggagaacgggcagcagcgtcttttGCTCTTCAACTAGCATCTACTACGCTCTCAAACCGTCTatccagcgtgatgattatgtGCAAATCCTCTCTCTAAACTTTAGTCCCGGAGTAGACTGTTATGAGCTATTGATGATACAACTACCTACACTGCACAAcatgtaaaattttaatgaagtaaTTCCACTGACTTTATGGTTCTCTCATGATGTTAaccatcaccgttaaagcaagtgattctGCAAAAGTTAGGGGAAGCACACGCGTTGTTTAAATTCTGAACGAGTAAGTAGCGCCTGAGCCAAAGACCGATTGGGGTAAGATGCCCGTGTAAAAAGAGAAGAAGTAAGAAGACCGTGTAcctaatcttaattttatttgcagGAGTCCAATCTCCAGAGGGAATAGCAGTTGATTGGGAAGCAAGAAACATATTCTGGACGGACTCCAAAAAGTTGACAATCGAGGTCATCAACATAGATACTAAGTTGAGAAAGGTGTTGTTCGAGAAAGATGGCATATCAAATCCCCGCGGAATTGCAGTGCATCCTGGAATTGGGTGAGTTAAACTTCGAGCGCCCTCCtgcattttcattttatttcattacctaAGAGTCAAATTAAACTATTTGACCGCGcctaatgtaaaaataatccGAACAGGATTCTTTGGAAAGATTTTTTGGTTTACCACAgcactaaaaaaaatagtttgaaaatgattattaatgatttctaaaaaaatatgcaagtttaaaaagaaatttatgCGAACCtataaactctttttttttcgttcCGAAAACTTCGAAGATAAGGAAAAGCAGCCATCTTTATTTCCAACCAGTACGCCTAATTAATgtccatttttattatattaagtaaaagattttaaaaattattgaatactCGCAGAAAAGTTTTCTGGTCGGACTGGTATCGCTCTGGGCCGAAGATCGAATGGGCGAACATGGACGGTTCCCAGCGAGGTGTGTTCCTGGACCAGTCAGATGTCAAGTTGCCAAACTCCTTGGCTATAGATTGGAAGAGGGATAGACTCTGCTACAGTGACGCTGGTCTCCTTATCATCAAATGCGTGAGCATTCAAACCATGGAGAGAGAAATCATCGCGGAAAATTGCTCATACCCATTCGGTCTTGCTATCAACGGAGATACGTTCTATTGGACGGATTGGAAAacgtaagtattatttattaactatccAAAATCTTCAAATGGCAGGTTAATTTTATGTATCGGTCAGCATATATGCTGTATGATGAAAACTATAGCGACTGGGACATTTGATATACGAAAATTTACGTTATTGTACTACACATTGTATAAAAGGTTTTTATCAGACGTTTAGAAAACATTATATCAAAAGACTTTAAGAATGTCGGGCGGATGTACTCaaggaataataatattaaaataactttaattttataaacgctCCGATATCGTAAAACGTAATGTGTTGCAAGCCGAATATAAGTAGAATTTATTCGTCAACGGCGGGTCATTTTAATGTAATGATTTCTAAACATTCGATAACGTACATCCAAACAGTGTTTTTGAACAGGGCATGAAGCAGGGAAATGTCATAAAATGAAAAACCTCATCCTATgcgaattttataaaattgatttattgaatGACCCGAGAATTATGAAATTATAGATTCCCAAATCAAAGaagccagggatcgaactcgggatCTCTCTCTTATATGACCTAAGCGCTTACTGTGTCAGGGAACTCGTCAAGACCTCAAACCCCAAACCTGTGACTTGTGAGTTCCCAACGAGTCATACCCAATCGTGTCACACTGTGACTCGTTGGGAATTTTTTTACCAACGAGTAACACTGTCCCTTGGATATTTACTTAGGAACCATAAACGGATCCTTATTTTTGGTACGTTTCTTAACTTGTTAACAATGTCCATGATGTTGCAGGCGGAAGATCGAGTTCGTTAACCATTTGACCCAAGTCAAGGGTCAAGTGCCAGTCGCGATTGCGTCCAGGAGGCTGTACGGGGTCGCAGTGGCCCCCGACCGCTGTCCCGACCAACGTAACGTGTGCGGAATAAGAAATGGTAACTGTGGCTCCGACCAGATATGCTTACCGAACGGTCAGGGAGGCAGGACTTGTGTAAGTGGGAATTAAACTACTAGGGCCTTATAAATagacgtggcataacgtcggagtAGTTATTCAGCGTTTTATCAGTCTGACATTTACACTGGAATTCATAGACAAAGTCCTCAGctcagcgaacgaaaaaaacatagaagtcGCCCTtcctaataaattaatatcagcGCACGTACAAATAATTGAATCGCAAAATAGATGATTGGTTCTACTGTATGTCATGCAGCACGGGACGAGCCGAAATTTGCCGAAATATTTTCATTCCTTTTAAGTACCTAAATTTGTGcgtatacacacacacaaacacacacgtgCACACACGTTTTTGTCAGCATGCTAACTATTAGAGAACTCAAAACACCATTGGTGTGTCCTTTGTTACATCTCTAGTACCTAATTATTTCAATGACTtaatcaatgtttgggaaggcactggcccctaagatacgTTACTTTACTAGTTTtggggtcaggattccaaatAATGATTGCACTGAGTTTTACTAATAAAGATTTTTCGATTTTCTACCTCTACTTCTTGAAATGACTGAGTCAGTTGACATTTAAGGTTAAAGTGATACGCATAGATAATTCTGTATGTATGAAACCAAAGATTactaatctatttatttaaacatgtcTATGAAAGACCACAAAAGATGGTTCAACATTGAGCCCCGTAATAAAtgttgaatgttatattttgggGGACTGTTCATCTCTCGGCTATGAATTCCAGTGCtaatattggacagaagcaggcgttactttgcggatttcCATCACTGGCAATGACCCTTAAGCTAAATTTCTATActccgaaaagcaggagaatctatagggtgcaatttataatttcttcaatctttatactccacacaaaataGATCTTCCACAATGTACTCTGTACGCACGTTCGCTCCGACACCTTCACATCCttagattttgactttacaatgatggCTTATATTCATCTCCTGAAAATGCTCTACAGacgatctgtttgttgtggagtaagcctaaagattgaagaaaatataaactgCACGGTACAGAATCTCTCCTGCTCTTCGCGAAGTAACTTTCAGTTGAAGTGTTTCACTTATTTAACTATTCCGAAGTTATTTTGTACGGCCTCTAGATTACATCCTTCAAGTCCGGGTGGGTAAAGTCGACACTGCCCGAGCAAACTCTTACTTTCACGGAATTTATGTAGCCTTAGTAGGTACAAGATTCCCTCGCTCGCAAATCGAGTTAAAACGTACTATATCCTTTTTACCTCTGCCTTTATAATATCGAGCCGTGCAAACTTGAATTTAGTCCACCTTTTTCCGGAACTTAAGCAGTTTCAATATCGACTTTGCATACCCAGTGGACTTTGCTCATATCATTATTCTTCTTCGTTTAGTAAGAAGATGATTTTTCAAAAACACCAACTTTACAAATAAAGGTACTAAACATagttttcaattcaaaatttgaaAAAGCTTCATACGAACCccgcagggtgataacgtatctcgcgacagcaatgcgacaggcgtaaatcttgcaatcgctgttgtcaaacgtcacttttctataataataaataaacaaaagtgacgtttgacagcagtcattgcaagatttacgcctgtcgcattgctgtcgcgagatacgtaatcaccctgccgaacTGTTAAAGGTAgattttaaaaacacattttcatCCTTTAACCTTTAACTATGGACATGGGGTCACACAGACCTTTGTTCACTGTTGATTtcttaatataacatatttcatACCATCCCCCGCGGAAGTGTCACAGTAGCTTTATGTTTAACGCCCAAACGTTTAGTAAAGGAAGAGGTGGTCCGATGTCTTAAACAAACAACGCACAGGTATTTCAAGTTTAAACGGGGTCTGTTGGACCCCATGTCAATGTTTGAGTTACAAAAAATAGGCGTCCATGGTTAAAGGTTCCGAGATAGTGTCTAAGGTATTTATCAATAATCCCGATGTCGAGATAAGCACAGGTTCTCATGTTCAGTCTTAAACGTAGATTTACTGTTCTAGCTCGATGTCGGTTTATTCATCAGATAGTAAATCAATCTGTCATTGTACTTTAAACGACAGTCTAAGAACAACCTAGACTATTTCATTTTGAGTTACGTATTCATTCAAAAGCAACGACGGAAGTTAGGTATATTTGTAAATAGTACAAATATATCttccgtaaaaaaaaaagaaatataataacatcAGTGAATAACTGATGATTCACAAGATTAATTTAGTGAAATTGAAGATTTACCATATCAAAATGTACTTAACAAACGTCATagtacaaatattaattttattatcaaactCCATATTCGATTGCTCGGATTAAATAGATACTCATTTTACCCACATAACATTAGTTTTAATCGAAATGCCAAagcaatagttatttattaattacatttgtatttattataagctAATAAACCGtatttatactcgtatattcttgatagtttttgaaaaataatgcgATATGTAATatagacagaaaaaaataattaaaaagaaatattttttaatcaatgtAAGATGCACTGaaacttaaacaattaaacaaatttaatagccttaataattataatacaaattatattttaaatgtaaatatatttctttataaacatgtttgtcgttttatttatttcgccaGGCACccattaaattatacaaaaaaaggactgtttttctttttacttggACATaagtccaattttttttttgaaccaatacttataaatgtttattttaaaaccataaCCAATATAGAATTAGCTTTGTCTAAAAATAACCAAAGAATAAAGTAGCAGACAATAGAAACCACTTGATGAATTCCAAGGTATGGTAGGTATGGTAATtgaatgacaaggtagattggaagcagccagcctcgctctcatctcccgcaagatagaaaaatgaacgtaaatgttgatgttggaaaagagtaactactgagtttcttgccggctcttctcggtagaatctgctttccgaaccggtggtagagtcacttaaaacatacatacttgacgtttcaaaagtgcttataaagtaagcctacttgaaataaatgaatttgaaataaaatgtttgttgttaataatgatttatttaattacaatcaCATTATAACTACGTAGAGATTTTAAGaaagttacatttttaaataatctatttattaattattatgatttttaactATCACTTTTGTGAACTTATAATACTATGAATTTAGAACTGTATGTTGGTACATTGTGTTATACtagattttaaatattctagTATTGAGAAAATTTTACGTCATAATAGTTTCTTGTCGATACCCAAGCAGTGAGATGTTATGCTGCGGGGTCCAGCTAAAAGAAGCTAATGCGGGTTCGGAAAATATGCTATATCTATCACGCAAATAACACCTTGCTTATAAACAGACGTCTTGCATTTTATCGAAATGAATAGCATAAGAAAAAAGGGTTGCAGTTTgctattatttaagtaattttatattattttaggattCGTCAAGTTTggtttaaatttcaatttgatgtttttaataCAGTGCTTTTACCTACTTGTATAGGATATATCAGTATATATACATTAGTAACTGAAGATAAATCTAAATAACCATAAAACACTAACAATGTCTACataaaatagtgttttatatttataatcgtTCAACTCGgtagaaaattattatgaacgttcctgaattttataaagataagGTAGGTTATTTGCAAATGTATTATGTGgtttatctaaaaataataacatctcactgccACTAAGTATGaactaagatttaaaaaaacatcggaatgtttataatattttttatattttataatttaattttaatacaaattataatacaacTATGCTTTTTCAGTCTTAAACTAAAttgatgtattaaataaaaaaaaaacaaaagctattAACTTTAGGTAAAACACGTCAACGTAACTCAATTTACGTCTACCTCACCACTCGAAGCAAAGCACCATCTTGAAATAGTCGGAACGAAACATAAGACTACATTACTCTGTGGACTGTCTTTCAGTCCATAGagtaatgtattttttgttaacatATCAGAAATttacgtaaataaattattgtctcTGTTGAAATATGAATTCCGATTCGCGCCAGTCTTCATATTTTCAACTAACAGATTACACGTACAAAATGGCTGCACGGTAAAAACATGCAATAATAACTGAAAGTAACTATGAAAAGACGATGGCTTTTTTTTCAGGAACTAAGCGCTTGTGTAGAAacacagtattttatttaaatttgcattaaatCGGTAAACAGATCACGAAacttatcaaaataaacaaaaacctaTCTGTCCATTATTACCTATTTCTgattgttgtatttttattctttaaatcttgaaattgtaaaataatttttatttcttaaaacatttgcacactgtctgtgacagtcgattgttaAGGGactgatttattaaatgtttacttattatgTACCCCCAAATTggcaaatgaataaatattatgtaatacttCGTAGGCGTTGGGCTGCATAGACAAAAAGAGACCAACTATAAGTTAACTATATTCGGCTTGATTTATATGAGTGATCGGAAGATTTGGAACAAAGTAAAGTAGAGTCGcttattgtatataaaaattgttgtgattttttttttagatctattaTTTTGTTCTTCCATTTGTATGGCATGGTACGGAGTTTTAAGATACAAGTTGGATGATAAGATGAAAATACATTTAGTGGCGATGAGTGCTGTGCTGAAAGGTGCAGTAAGTGGCCCTGAATATCAATTCTCAACACTTAGCCCCAAACATCTTCTGAGCGTCCGAACTTGAAAACCAGAGATCCGGCGAATATAAAAGCGTTTTGCATAAACAGACTTACGCCTGGCCAAGAATGCTTCGAGCCACctgaaataaaaacgaaaccATTAAATTCAATCTcatttatcttcttcttttttacGTCCTTTAATTCCTAGTGGTGcatatgcatgtatgaagtaggcctaaaagaaataaattaattatgaattttgaattttggccGTGAATATTTTTTCCAAACCAGATCTATACTAAGCTGCAGATTGGAATAGATCTAGTTAAGGATTTGTTGGATCAAGTGAAGTAAAGCAGGATCCAAGATAAAGTTAAAGCATTTATAAAGACTGGTCCGTCATTGCCATTTGCCTGCCACactttcgtttattttatatacatctACTAGAGCAGTAATATTTAGAAGCATTTATAAGATAacacagaagaagaagaagagaacaCAAATAAATTATCTATTCAAATGTAGGAGAAATTGAATGAGTAAATGAGTAGGgatttatattaaatgaaatacagATATAcaacacatataatatatgcaAGATATAGAATAAATGtaagatatataatatgaaCTTCTAAGTACAAATACCTGCATTAACATAGTTAGCAAACAAAATCCAGCAGGCTGCGATGAGTGAAGCAAAGCCCACCACAAAGCCTAGGAACAGCCAGAGCCGTGCTCCGCGGGGCCC
The genomic region above belongs to Pararge aegeria chromosome 11, ilParAegt1.1, whole genome shotgun sequence and contains:
- the LOC120627461 gene encoding nidogen, which codes for MWTPGAVLVLVALCSAVTRDQFYPNGPGLDQRLPRGADVSSPEIPLKVPIVFFGETYESIFVNNYGVLSFRSDIPTFLNAEFPLPYPSIAAFYSNINTTETGAVYYRESNESYVLLKAEESIQNNFHDYYDFKPTSVFIASWIEVSSYSSIQRYDRKNTFQIAVISNGTESFVEILYPEREIQWIQRETPPGELPDAKAQAGFVAEDGRLFTLRGSGSHQIRNIVSWSNTQEPGKYVFRVGNIPREGLVVVPDQYDQYEVEVAEESKTCAQSGPSVCHLQARCVDYQAGICCQCKEGFYGNGKTCIKNDVPIRVHGKLNGVINDESFNDVDIQAYVVVADGRSYTAISQAPNGLGGSLQLLNVLGGVTGWLFAKPSGTAKNGYQLTGGVFNHTADIFFPESGDRITINQEYIGQDVFDQVAMDTDIRGTLPRISPGSRLDITEYEEQYTIVEPGQIHSASDRTFSDRTTGQKYVQRISQTFSYNPCKFAPSSEESHLTLKVYKNYLGYEPRENIVRYGTSNKIQEIGREDPCIKGRLECAPHSKCIAQGDSFTCVCETGFTSLYYAEITVCVDVDECEAGTHNCDTNADCNNRDGSFECRCRPGYEGNGISCNRVSQCRNKACDPNAQCIDNNSAAEAICICNPGYTGDGISCYDTTCSNCSPYAYCGFPEGNTKLQCRCNPGYVGDGYNCVYAYSSTEPYIDTTTVDDVTEPFEISTLQSTTPALSDTEYNEHYVLPNCDNFGCECPSGYSSFKHRGNDLCRIDIYGGDNNEEKKDNSITCNSDADCPPNAICSFAPESYLSNDQEHGQCVCPEGYEGDAYECIERSGTSCSCGPSAHCIDTAAGELICVCDLGYHGDGYVCRPNFSCTNNSDCEYYAECQPDPNTGENVCQCIDGYIKDQSDACIPDQQLCNGAVCAQHASCLYDDTIQMSYCHCDKGYEGDAILKCVPIAQTCEVTHECGINAICTPSEGSYSCVCLEGFFGDGYTCTQDCRTNINLCDVHAYCVKTTDAYECECKNGYTGNGNNCDLIPREAGNFLVASEGASVYRVPFSVTLRNFATPLNSAVYQIAVGLDVDCLAGNIYWGDVGASSIKRTSYDGSRFEEFLSNGVQSPEGIAVDWEARNIFWTDSKKLTIEVINIDTKLRKVLFEKDGISNPRGIAVHPGIGKVFWSDWYRSGPKIEWANMDGSQRGVFLDQSDVKLPNSLAIDWKRDRLCYSDAGLLIIKCVSIQTMEREIIAENCSYPFGLAINGDTFYWTDWKTRKIEFVNHLTQVKGQVPVAIASRRLYGVAVAPDRCPDQRNVCGIRNGNCGSDQICLPNGQGGRTCVSGN